The window gggaagggggttgggggtgtcgggggggtcagccaggggggtcgcgggtcggctgggggggcggtcggaggttcttgggggggcggtcgttggggggagggggggtttgcgtcgagggcaggagggcctgggatccctcctgcccgtaatgtagtgcagggtggggttagggggtcgccgtggccaggaggacttgggctccctcctggcccgatattgtcggggagttggggaatcggcggggcaagagggcttgggctccctcttgccccgatcgtgtcggggagtcgggggggcaagagggcttgggctccctcttgccccgatcgtgtcggggaggcggggggcaagagggcttgggctccctcttgccccgatcgtgtcggggaggcgggggggggcaagagggcttgggctccctcttgccccgatcgtgtcggggagtcggggggcaagagggcttgggctccctcttgccccgatcgtgtcggggagtcgggggggcaagagggcttgagctccctcttgccccgatcgtgtcgggggtgccagggaccacacggagtcacccaccgtaccacccgattcgggtaagcgcaggtatcggtgggtggcttatttgcgggggggggggtgccttatttacatttttttctaaaaagggggggctgtcttatttgatggccctgccttatcatcggggaaacacggtagaaaaaaaaaaatgaacagttaagtcccagtttttgccgctgagactctgccctctctcactgtaaaattagactctacttagtctgtctttaaatttaaaaaatgtgtgttgttttaaaaaacaattatgtttttagatgtatctaaataaaaataataaccaaaaatttatctttttttatgtcatcttagcatattttatgctgcagaacgaattatttttttttacatgtattcctatgggaaaacgcgtttcacataacgaacgtttcacataacaaacttgctcctggaaccaattaagttcgttgtgtgaggcaccactgtatgagtatattggtttacgagcatgcttctggaatgaactaTGCTTGTAagccaaggtaccactgtactcaggtatttctccctatctgtcagGGTAGGTTCACAATCTGACTactgtttttaataatttatttaaaaaaaaataataataagggaAACCTTATCTAACAAAACACTAGCACCAATCTGATTCAGTTAGACATAAGACAATATAAATGAAGGGTTAGGTgatttgccaagggtcacaagaagcaacgCTGGGCTTGAACTTGCAACCTAGGGGGTCCTGAAGCTGCAGTCCGAACTATTAGGCCCACTCATCCACTCCAAATCAAAGAAACCAAATCATTCTTCATAACCCAgtaggattacattacattagagatttctattccgccattaccttgcggttcaaggcggattacaaaagaattatagatggcgggttacaatggaagaatatttgtcatttctagaggagTCTGGTAGTTTTAGTGTGGTGGGAAGATGGAGGAAGGACGGtatgttaggactgtttcaggaatttcttgaagagtatagtttgtttgttttttttcctgaacaTCTCGTAGTCTGGGATGGATAgcagtagattggagatctggttatctagtttcTAACAATATCTGTGACGTGGCCTGATCTATTCAAATTGTGCAGTGTTTGAGCCAAGCTTATGCCTTGGAGCTGCAATTTGAGTTGAGTTTCAGCCGACTGTGAAATCGGACGTGCCTCATCGATCTGTGGCTATTGATTTGCACAGATCGATAAGGGTTTGAAGGAAATGATAGAGCCTGCCCCAGTTCGGTGGGCGTTTATTTTGATTTAAGAAATGACCAGTTTAGAGGCTAGATCTTTGTGCATTAAgggaagaacccccccccccccaaaaaaaaaaaaaaaaaaaaacaaccgatAGCCAAATTCCAAATCAAACTTTTGTCGCTCTTAATGAACGATTTAAAAGTTACAAGACACCTTACACAAAAGTCATGTTTTGTGAGTAGATGCATCAAAAATTCCTTAAGACTAGAAACACGACAAAAACCAGAAAGTGGATTATGAAGACAAGCAAAGCTATGTACAAAAGATTTGATGATTTCTTGTTAGAATCCATTCCTTGCAAATGCTATGAAGCGTTGTTATTGGAAAAAAGATTTTACCTTTTGAACAAACACAATAGGGTTTTCTGATTTCATTATGACCAAAGTCCTATCTTATTCTGATTGGCTGGAGGCACCATCTGTCACTAGTCGATCAATGGCCGTATTTTTAGAGCATATTCTCAGCTTTCACTCGTAACGcgtctggttttgttttttttttaaccttcatTACATAAGCTCAGAAAGTGCACTTCAGCAGAGACTCTGGAAGCAGAAATTTGTTTGTAATTCTTTGTTTTGAATCGGTGAAAGTAGTCTCAAAATAGCGAAACTTATTGGTCGCCGAAGATAAAAAAGGTTGCGAAAAGGTGCCAAAAATCACAGTAGTTACGAATCGTATgatttatctctttttttttctggcaaatggttcaaaccattttttattttatttttatttaatgtttaAAGGGTCGGTGAGAATTTGCAAATAAAAGAGCGgtgttcttcttcttcctctaaGAGATAATTCATTCAGTTGCTTTCTTCCCGAGCTTCTGAACATGGGAGACTGGAACTTGCTGGGCAGCACCTTGGAAGAAGTTCACGTCCACTCCACGACCGTGGGGAAAATCTGGTTGACAATTCTTTTCGTGTTCCGGATGCTGGTCGTAGGAGTAGCCGCCGAGGACGTCTGGGAGGACGAGCAGGACGATTTTGTCTGCAACACGGAGCAGCCCGGTTGCAGGAATGTCTGCTACGACCGGGCTTTCCCCATCTCGCTCATTAGATACTGGGTTTTGCAAATCATATTTGTGTCCTTCCCGTCCCTGGTTTATATGGGGCATGCCCTGTACAGACttaggacccttgaaaaggaGAGGCGGAGAAAGAAGGCTCAGCTTAGAGCAGAACTGGAGGCTCTGGAGCTTGACAGGGAAGAGCCTAGATTAAGGTTGGAGAACGaacttaggaaactggaagagcAAAGGAGACGAAATAAAGCTCCCCTTAGGGGGTCCCTTCTGCGCACTTATGTCCTGCATATCGTCACAAGATCTGTCCTGGAAGTGGGCTTCATGCTGGGTCAGTACCTGCTGTATGGATTTGAAATAGCGCCCCTTTACAAATGCGCGCGATATCCTTGCCCCAACACAGTGGACTGCTTCGTCTCCAGACCCACGGAGAAGATCGTTTTCATGACTTTTATGCAGAGCATCGCAGCCGTGTCCTTGCTCTTGAACATCATGGAGGTTTTCCATCTAGGACTAAGACAATTAAGACAGGAGATTGACGGCGGACAGGGAGAAGAGACGTGGGAGGATGAGCTCGACGTCCGCCAGTCGAAGAAAAACTCCGCGCTGCCTCCCCTTTGCGCCCTGAGCGATTCCTCCCCGCAGAAGATTGAAGCGTCCTCTCCTAGCGGCCGTCAGTTTTTGCCAGAGCCTCAGATAGACCCACGTCCAATCCAAAGCTTGGAAGCTGAGGAAGAACCCTCTGGGCAAGATCGCAATGGGAAGGGACTAGGTACAGAGTGGCAGAACTTGGCGGATCAGCACCGCAGACAGCTCAACGCGCGCTGCAAAGCCGCCTTAGGATTTCAGCACCAGAGACAGCTCCAGTGCCGGCCTCACGCTGCGCGCAACCTGCCTTGCGGCAGCCACGATTCCCATATGGAGTGCGCTAATCCCGATTCCCAAGACGGCCCGAAGGACGTTCAGCCTCCGGCCAAAGCCCTCAGGCCCTGCTTACACTCAAGCCATCTGCGGATCCCCAGGTGCAGCAGAGGAAGCTTCCTGTCACGGGGGCTGCCCGCTGACCCCGACAGCTCAGACTCCAGAAACGAGTCTGCTTCCAGTTCCAAAAGGCGAGAAGagagccctcccctccccccacctccttcATCTGGACGCAGGATAGCCATGGCAAGTAGAGGCAGGCAAAGCAAAGTTAGTGCCATGTACAGACTGGTGGTGTAGGAGCCTCTTGCACTGGTGTCAATGCCTTACTCCTACTGTCTCCCTGAGATCCAAAGCAGAGATCAGAAACCACCCACTGACACACCAAAGGGTTAAGCAATACATTGcattttcttaaagggatatggTAAAGGTTGAAATAGCAGAAATTTGAAACTTGTGAATAATGGCTCAGGATGAAAGTTTCTACCGTTCTTCTATATCTACAgtatatacatacataattcagtccatttataatttaattatttgattaaaaaaaaataaatccctaaCTAACCAATTTTTGTCTTCATCCCAGCtgcttctcttcttttctttcaccCCTTCTCTTCCTAAAGGCCTTATCCaacacaaaaagaaagaaagatggacaGTCACAGGCAGGGTGGTATAAACGCAACTTTATTGATTGCCTCAATGTGGCCCTGTTGGGTACCCAAACAGCTGCATCAGGAGTAAATATACATCCATATTTTTCcaaatatatgtttaaaatatcTTACTCACAATGtgcatttaggcccggattctgtataggacacccagtctcagaagctgacaggtgtcctatacagaatcacgcctaaagTGATctcgattctctaaccgatgtccatgttacagatgccggttagagaattggtttgtaagtagatgtggctgctgagcttatcacg is drawn from Geotrypetes seraphini chromosome 3, aGeoSer1.1, whole genome shotgun sequence and contains these coding sequences:
- the GJA10 gene encoding gap junction alpha-10 protein, with the translated sequence MGDWNLLGSTLEEVHVHSTTVGKIWLTILFVFRMLVVGVAAEDVWEDEQDDFVCNTEQPGCRNVCYDRAFPISLIRYWVLQIIFVSFPSLVYMGHALYRLRTLEKERRRKKAQLRAELEALELDREEPRLRLENELRKLEEQRRRNKAPLRGSLLRTYVLHIVTRSVLEVGFMLGQYLLYGFEIAPLYKCARYPCPNTVDCFVSRPTEKIVFMTFMQSIAAVSLLLNIMEVFHLGLRQLRQEIDGGQGEETWEDELDVRQSKKNSALPPLCALSDSSPQKIEASSPSGRQFLPEPQIDPRPIQSLEAEEEPSGQDRNGKGLGTEWQNLADQHRRQLNARCKAALGFQHQRQLQCRPHAARNLPCGSHDSHMECANPDSQDGPKDVQPPAKALRPCLHSSHLRIPRCSRGSFLSRGLPADPDSSDSRNESASSSKRREESPPLPPPPSSGRRIAMASRGRQSKVSAMYRLVV